A genomic window from Chloroflexota bacterium includes:
- a CDS encoding HAD hydrolase-like protein, with protein sequence MSRISRHARCTIPPAMDVREITIDELVERYSVLLFDAFGVLSYSVGALPGAAALIDRLNRVGKPYYVLTNDSSALPERRAARCRSEGLNVDAARIITSGGLLTGYFAANDLRGSNCAVLGTVDSAEFVRRAGGIVVDAADEFDVLVVGDQDGFPFVDGVNAALTTLFRMIDGGDTPRLVLPNPDIVFPDDDGFGMASGSVALIIESALEQRYPDRAELQFDRLGKPNGAIFAEAHARSGTMDMVMLGDTLETDIRGANSFGIESALVAGGVTPVAKIAASEDMPTYWIRDLQSR encoded by the coding sequence ATGTCTAGGATAAGCCGCCACGCACGCTGTACAATACCTCCTGCTATGGATGTGCGCGAAATAACGATAGACGAGTTGGTGGAGCGGTATTCCGTGCTGCTGTTCGACGCCTTTGGTGTGCTGTCGTATTCGGTCGGCGCGCTGCCCGGCGCGGCGGCGCTCATCGACCGGCTGAACCGAGTTGGCAAACCGTACTATGTGCTGACAAACGACTCCTCCGCGCTGCCGGAAAGACGCGCGGCACGGTGTCGCAGCGAAGGCTTGAATGTCGATGCGGCGCGGATTATCACTTCGGGCGGGTTGTTGACCGGATACTTCGCGGCGAACGACTTGCGAGGCTCCAACTGCGCGGTGCTTGGTACCGTGGACAGCGCCGAATTTGTGCGCCGCGCTGGTGGCATCGTCGTGGATGCCGCTGACGAATTCGATGTGCTTGTCGTCGGCGACCAGGATGGCTTTCCGTTCGTGGACGGCGTGAACGCGGCGCTGACTACGCTATTCCGAATGATCGACGGCGGTGATACGCCGCGCCTAGTGCTGCCCAATCCTGACATCGTATTCCCGGACGACGACGGCTTCGGTATGGCGAGCGGCAGTGTCGCGCTGATAATCGAATCCGCATTAGAGCAGCGATACCCGGACCGCGCAGAGTTGCAATTCGACAGGCTTGGCAAACCCAACGGCGCAATCTTTGCCGAGGCGCACGCCCGCTCCGGCACGATGGACATGGTGATGCTCGGCGACACGCTGGAAACGGACATACGCGGCGCAAATAGCTTCGGCATCGAATCCGCGCTAGTAGCCGGCGGCGTAACCCCCGTTGCCAAAATCGCCGCGTCCGAGGATATGCCGACATATTGGATTAGAGACTTGCAATCGCGGTAA
- a CDS encoding LLM class flavin-dependent oxidoreductase — protein MIKNFSVLYVGNIDLDDVGSGGTPSDERRYPNERLTESMETAEQVAGLMDELGFYALWMAEHHFQREGYETIPNLILMGTHLAGKTERLKFGCAFNIVPMWHPVRLAEDYAMADILTNGRIIFGVGRGYHSREVESFGAPVIDNDANRALFEEQMDVIFKAFNEESFSHKGKHFTIPPEVEYRGYDLQEVTLVPRPKHLPVQMWQPIVSGRTIDFIARNGINGVVGLTGETLVEGIFEQYKDANAKYGRDLELGENLALEVGFYIADGRQEAMDKLRPYHDERYKWFAPFGFVRYADEQGRVWGTPGAPARTPHIEDGVQQRAWICGTAEEFVEFLRELEAKYPGLEHIMLHWAEGMPRAEFMEQLRLFAEGVMPEFVGR, from the coding sequence ATGATTAAGAATTTTTCGGTGCTGTATGTGGGCAATATCGACCTAGACGATGTGGGCAGCGGCGGCACGCCCTCGGACGAAAGGCGCTATCCTAACGAACGGCTGACAGAGAGCATGGAAACCGCAGAGCAGGTCGCGGGACTGATGGACGAGCTCGGCTTTTACGCTCTGTGGATGGCGGAGCACCACTTCCAGCGCGAAGGATACGAGACGATTCCGAATCTCATACTGATGGGGACGCATTTGGCGGGCAAGACCGAGCGTTTGAAGTTCGGCTGCGCATTCAACATCGTGCCGATGTGGCATCCGGTGCGGCTCGCCGAAGACTACGCGATGGCGGACATCCTGACGAACGGACGCATCATATTCGGCGTCGGACGCGGGTATCACAGCCGCGAGGTCGAGTCGTTCGGCGCGCCCGTCATCGACAACGACGCCAACCGCGCGCTCTTCGAGGAGCAGATGGATGTCATATTCAAGGCGTTCAACGAAGAGTCGTTTTCGCACAAGGGCAAGCACTTCACCATCCCGCCGGAAGTCGAATATCGCGGCTACGACCTGCAAGAAGTTACGCTCGTGCCGCGACCAAAGCACCTGCCCGTGCAGATGTGGCAGCCCATCGTAAGCGGACGCACCATAGATTTCATCGCGCGCAACGGCATCAACGGCGTAGTCGGGCTGACCGGCGAGACGCTCGTCGAAGGTATTTTCGAGCAGTACAAAGATGCCAATGCCAAGTACGGCCGCGACCTCGAATTGGGGGAGAACCTCGCGCTCGAAGTGGGCTTCTACATCGCGGACGGCCGCCAAGAAGCGATGGACAAGTTGCGACCGTATCACGACGAGCGCTACAAATGGTTCGCGCCATTCGGCTTTGTGCGCTATGCCGACGAGCAAGGGCGCGTGTGGGGAACGCCCGGTGCGCCCGCACGGACGCCGCATATCGAAGACGGCGTGCAGCAGCGCGCGTGGATATGCGGCACCGCCGAAGAGTTCGTCGAGTTCCTGCGCGAGCTAGAGGCAAAATACCCCGGCTTGGAGCACATAATGCTGCACTGGGCAGAAGGCATGCCGCGCGCCGAGTTCATGGAGCAGCTGCGCCTCTTCGCGGAGGGCGTAATGCCTGAATTCGTGGGAAGATGA
- a CDS encoding Uma2 family endonuclease gives MANSRTIPNEWKTRTFPDIFYEEPEIAEDAAVGETALMQIKGLLWQRYGGLADVFIAGMVYVAYDKSDGNRRVQPDYFISFDVDAEAIRWRLPNYWLWEAGKAPDFVMEVGSPSTAQNDLGAKRDLYAEMGVKEYWLFDPADGDIYGRPMQGLRLVDGEYQPIDIQIGEDGSLISHSAAA, from the coding sequence ATGGCGAATTCACGGACAATCCCAAATGAGTGGAAGACAAGGACGTTCCCCGACATATTCTATGAAGAGCCGGAGATTGCCGAGGACGCTGCCGTGGGGGAAACCGCCCTCATGCAAATCAAAGGACTGCTCTGGCAGCGATACGGTGGGCTAGCGGATGTGTTTATCGCAGGCATGGTCTATGTTGCCTACGACAAGTCGGACGGCAATAGGCGTGTGCAGCCGGACTACTTCATATCGTTCGATGTGGACGCGGAAGCGATACGTTGGCGTTTGCCGAACTACTGGCTATGGGAGGCGGGCAAGGCGCCGGACTTCGTGATGGAAGTCGGCTCGCCAAGCACTGCCCAGAACGATCTAGGCGCAAAGCGCGACCTGTACGCAGAAATGGGCGTCAAAGAATACTGGTTGTTCGATCCGGCGGACGGCGACATCTACGGGCGGCCGATGCAGGGTTTGCGCCTAGTCGATGGCGAGTATCAGCCAATCGACATCCAAATCGGCGAGGACGGATCGCTAATATCGCACAGCGCGGCTGCTTAA
- a CDS encoding NUDIX domain-containing protein, producing MRPANRTQITHEVEGIIMSTLEGSPNPFGGFVVNPGALPVDSSRFRRRLADAMDDWQDVGYKVAWLEVPVANAALVPIAAEAGFRYHHAGEDYVMMTLQIEKGAYIPPHATHYIGAGGVVLSEDRQLLVVSERHQIRPRSGPSYKLPGGALVQGEHLADGVVREVLEETGVRTRFEAMVCLRHWHGYRYGKSDIYFVCRLSPLSTEITMQEEELEAALWMPVDEYLAADTVHLFNKTIVSAALNSEGVSPGFIEGYGDRQQFEFFLPKTIMPEGVEYEETP from the coding sequence ATGCGCCCCGCCAACCGGACGCAAATTACACATGAAGTAGAAGGAATTATTATGAGCACACTCGAAGGCAGTCCAAACCCATTCGGCGGCTTTGTGGTGAATCCGGGGGCGCTGCCGGTGGATTCGTCTCGGTTCAGGCGGCGGCTGGCAGATGCGATGGACGACTGGCAGGATGTCGGCTACAAAGTTGCATGGCTGGAAGTTCCGGTCGCCAACGCTGCGCTGGTGCCAATCGCGGCTGAGGCGGGCTTCCGTTACCACCACGCTGGCGAAGACTATGTGATGATGACGCTGCAGATCGAGAAGGGCGCGTACATTCCACCGCACGCCACGCACTACATCGGCGCGGGCGGCGTGGTGCTGAGCGAAGATAGGCAGCTGCTAGTCGTGTCCGAGCGGCATCAGATTCGTCCACGCAGCGGGCCGTCGTACAAGCTGCCCGGCGGCGCGCTCGTACAAGGTGAGCATTTGGCGGATGGCGTGGTTCGCGAAGTGCTCGAAGAGACGGGCGTGCGAACGCGCTTTGAGGCGATGGTGTGCTTGCGTCACTGGCATGGGTACAGGTACGGGAAGTCTGACATCTATTTTGTGTGCAGGCTGTCGCCGCTCAGCACTGAGATAACGATGCAGGAGGAGGAGCTGGAGGCGGCGCTTTGGATGCCGGTGGACGAGTATTTGGCGGCGGATACGGTGCATCTGTTCAACAAGACCATCGTGTCAGCGGCGCTGAACTCGGAAGGTGTGTCGCCGGGATTCATCGAAGGCTACGGCGACCGTCAGCAGTTCGAATTCTTCCTGCCAAAGACCATCATGCCCGAAGGCGTAGAATACGAAGAGACGCCGTAG
- a CDS encoding ABC transporter ATP-binding protein, translating to MTYANREAYIVCEDLFKIYKIADLEVVALRGLDLNVQRSEVVAIVGASGSGKSTLLNILAGYDSPSAGRVSVGDKDLLRMTPNETELYRRDEVGFIWQQTSRNMFPYLTAVENVALPMMLTFTSPGERRKRAEELLELVGLGHRMGHTPEKLSGGEQQRVAIAVALANHPPLLLADEPTGELDDNTAAEILDLFGEINRELDTTILIVTHDPDIAYKVGRVVMIRDGKMATEVRRRVTFQRLSGAASTDDPLEEFILVDGSGRVQIPRDIIDRLKIGERARIDTQDGMVTLTPDDVQ from the coding sequence ATGACCTACGCAAACCGAGAAGCGTATATCGTCTGCGAAGACCTGTTCAAGATATACAAGATTGCCGATCTGGAAGTGGTGGCGCTGCGTGGGCTTGACCTGAATGTGCAGCGCAGCGAGGTGGTGGCAATCGTAGGTGCGAGCGGCAGCGGCAAGAGCACGCTGCTGAACATCCTCGCCGGCTATGATTCGCCGTCGGCCGGGCGTGTGAGCGTGGGAGACAAAGACCTGCTGCGAATGACGCCGAACGAAACAGAATTGTACAGGCGCGACGAAGTGGGGTTCATCTGGCAGCAGACGAGCCGCAATATGTTCCCGTATCTGACCGCCGTGGAAAATGTCGCGCTGCCGATGATGCTGACCTTTACATCGCCCGGCGAGCGCAGAAAGCGCGCTGAAGAACTGCTCGAACTCGTCGGGCTAGGACATCGCATGGGGCACACGCCCGAGAAGTTGAGCGGAGGTGAGCAGCAGCGCGTCGCCATCGCAGTCGCGCTCGCCAATCACCCGCCTCTGCTGTTAGCAGACGAGCCTACCGGCGAACTCGACGACAACACCGCCGCCGAAATACTCGACCTGTTCGGCGAGATTAACCGCGAACTGGACACCACGATTCTAATCGTTACGCACGACCCGGACATCGCGTACAAGGTCGGGCGCGTGGTGATGATTCGCGATGGCAAAATGGCGACGGAAGTGCGCCGCAGGGTAACATTCCAGCGACTGTCCGGCGCCGCATCCACCGACGACCCGCTCGAAGAGTTCATCTTGGTGGACGGCAGCGGCAGGGTGCAGATTCCGCGCGACATCATCGACCGCCTGAAAATCGGCGAACGCGCACGTATCGACACCCAAGACGGCATGGTTACGCTGACACCGGACGATGTGCAATAG
- a CDS encoding nucleoside hydrolase has protein sequence MAQAKRVIIDADPGIDDTAAILMALASDKLQVEAITTVHGNASVEQCTVNALRILEAAGRTDIPVYQGVGRTLTYQVPTYASHIHGDDGIGNIEWPLPIKSLRVRHAVPELIDRVLTAPGELTIMAIGRQTNVALAMSIEPRFAECVGEIVVMGGALFQPGNVTPLATANIAGDPEAADAVYRSGARVTQVGLDVCNQVEVSGAQQQRVWDAGTPATNLLQQATRFINRAYKNDNRLHNPDGVQYSDLSPMAYAIAPELFGLRDMHVRVETQGEFARGFTVADLRKNSTAKPNVSVAMEVDAPAVTELWTNLVSTI, from the coding sequence ATGGCACAGGCAAAGCGGGTGATAATTGACGCCGACCCGGGTATTGACGACACGGCGGCTATTCTGATGGCGTTGGCGAGCGACAAGTTGCAAGTGGAAGCAATTACTACGGTGCATGGCAACGCATCAGTGGAGCAATGCACGGTGAACGCGCTGCGGATACTGGAAGCAGCCGGACGCACTGATATTCCGGTGTATCAAGGCGTGGGGCGGACACTGACCTATCAGGTGCCGACTTACGCGTCCCATATTCACGGCGACGACGGTATCGGAAATATCGAATGGCCCCTGCCAATCAAGAGCCTTCGGGTGAGGCATGCCGTACCCGAACTCATCGACCGCGTGCTGACGGCACCGGGCGAACTAACGATAATGGCTATTGGCCGGCAGACCAATGTCGCGCTCGCTATGAGCATCGAGCCTCGCTTTGCCGAGTGCGTCGGCGAGATTGTGGTGATGGGTGGAGCGCTCTTCCAGCCGGGCAATGTAACCCCGCTGGCGACCGCAAACATCGCAGGCGACCCGGAGGCTGCTGACGCCGTGTATCGATCGGGCGCGCGTGTTACGCAGGTCGGCTTGGACGTGTGCAACCAGGTGGAAGTGTCGGGCGCGCAGCAACAGCGCGTTTGGGATGCCGGAACGCCCGCGACGAATTTGCTGCAGCAGGCGACGCGCTTCATCAACCGCGCTTATAAGAACGACAACCGCCTGCACAACCCGGATGGCGTGCAATACTCCGACCTCAGCCCGATGGCGTATGCGATCGCGCCCGAGCTATTTGGCTTGCGCGATATGCATGTGCGAGTAGAAACGCAGGGCGAATTCGCGCGCGGCTTCACGGTGGCGGACCTGCGCAAGAACTCGACCGCCAAGCCGAATGTGTCCGTAGCCATGGAAGTGGATGCCCCCGCCGTCACCGAGCTGTGGACAAACCTGGTCAGCACGATTTAG
- a CDS encoding rhomboid family intramembrane serine protease produces MNRFEQDDEQPQREDGAERERREQAGFGAGLTMPGADGVVVITWIFLAINIGVWLIIQLASGSFNQDVDVLLRFGAMFGPLIATGEYWRFFTAMFLHANIIHLLFNCFALFIFGRLVEGVYGNVRFTVIYLLAGLAGGALSYMFNKTAIGVGASGAIFGILGALAAYFIVHRDTLGEMGRRNLTGIATIAAINLVIGLLIPNIDNWAHFGGLAGGFVMGLALAPRYMYEIVETPFGTIRRIVAQLPLGARWLAVPAFAAFLVAFIWYTGTDVSDTQQSQIFVVRAERLLQDGDVMGALEHAERAVELDSLSGSAYYTRGKIMARIGATDQARSDISASLRLGLPPDQRQDAVSFLVSLR; encoded by the coding sequence ATGAACAGGTTCGAGCAGGACGACGAGCAGCCTCAGCGCGAAGACGGGGCAGAGCGAGAGCGGCGAGAGCAAGCGGGCTTCGGCGCGGGACTTACGATGCCCGGCGCGGATGGCGTTGTTGTCATCACATGGATATTTCTCGCCATCAATATCGGCGTTTGGCTGATTATTCAGCTCGCGAGCGGCTCGTTCAACCAGGATGTGGACGTGCTGCTGCGCTTTGGCGCGATGTTCGGGCCGCTCATCGCAACCGGCGAGTACTGGCGCTTTTTCACCGCGATGTTCTTGCACGCCAACATCATTCACCTGCTGTTCAACTGCTTCGCGCTTTTCATATTCGGCAGGTTAGTCGAAGGGGTGTACGGCAATGTGCGCTTCACAGTCATCTACCTGCTGGCAGGGCTGGCCGGCGGTGCGCTCAGTTATATGTTCAACAAGACGGCGATTGGCGTGGGAGCGAGCGGCGCGATATTCGGCATTCTGGGCGCGCTCGCCGCGTACTTCATCGTGCACCGCGACACGCTAGGCGAGATGGGCAGGCGCAATCTCACGGGTATCGCCACCATCGCCGCCATCAACCTCGTCATCGGGCTGCTAATCCCCAACATCGATAACTGGGCGCACTTCGGCGGGCTTGCGGGCGGCTTCGTGATGGGCTTGGCGCTCGCGCCACGGTACATGTATGAAATCGTCGAAACGCCGTTCGGCACAATACGCCGCATCGTCGCGCAGCTGCCGCTCGGCGCGCGCTGGCTTGCCGTGCCCGCGTTCGCTGCATTTCTCGTAGCGTTCATCTGGTACACCGGCACGGATGTATCCGACACACAGCAGTCGCAGATATTCGTCGTCCGCGCGGAACGCCTGCTGCAGGACGGCGACGTAATGGGCGCATTAGAGCACGCCGAGCGCGCGGTGGAATTGGACTCGCTCAGCGGCAGCGCATACTATACGCGCGGCAAGATAATGGCACGAATCGGCGCAACCGACCAAGCGCGCTCCGACATCAGCGCCTCGCTGCGCCTCGGACTGCCACCTGACCAGCGCCAGGACGCGGTATCGTTCCTCGTGTCGCTGCGGTGA
- a CDS encoding ABC transporter ATP-binding protein, whose amino-acid sequence MSRVQRLLAAVDVERRYDLDSEEVHALRGVNLNVFPGQFIAVVGRSGSGKTSLLNIMAGLDKPSDGKVLFEEQDLAEMSEQELTDLRRHRIGFIFQSFGLLPLLSAFENVELPLRIRGMNAGERAERTKEALDIVGLWTRSRHRPYELSGGEQQRVAIARAIVIRPSLILADEPTGELDSNNAHAIFGLFKDMVIKQGISVVSATHDSTLLSMADEVKEIRDGQLLEQAEIGLRFRD is encoded by the coding sequence TTGAGCAGAGTACAGAGACTACTGGCAGCCGTTGATGTGGAGCGCAGATACGACTTAGACTCGGAAGAGGTGCACGCGCTGCGAGGCGTGAATCTGAACGTGTTCCCCGGTCAGTTCATTGCGGTCGTGGGCAGGTCCGGCTCCGGCAAAACATCGCTGTTGAACATCATGGCAGGCTTGGACAAGCCCAGCGACGGCAAGGTGCTGTTCGAAGAGCAAGACCTTGCCGAGATGAGCGAGCAAGAGTTGACCGACTTGCGCCGCCATCGCATCGGGTTCATATTCCAATCGTTCGGGCTGCTGCCCCTGCTGTCCGCGTTCGAGAACGTGGAATTGCCACTGCGAATTCGCGGCATGAACGCCGGCGAACGCGCCGAGCGCACCAAGGAGGCGTTGGACATTGTGGGGCTATGGACACGTTCGCGGCATCGTCCATACGAACTATCCGGCGGCGAACAGCAGCGCGTAGCCATCGCGCGAGCCATCGTCATCCGCCCATCGCTAATCCTCGCGGACGAACCCACCGGCGAACTAGACTCCAACAACGCGCACGCAATCTTCGGCCTGTTCAAAGACATGGTGATAAAGCAGGGAATCAGCGTGGTCTCCGCCACCCACGACTCGACGCTGCTATCCATGGCAGACGAAGTAAAAGAAATCCGCGACGGGCAGCTCCTAGAGCAAGCCGAAATAGGCTTGCGCTTCCGAGACTGA
- a CDS encoding nucleotidyltransferase domain-containing protein: MNTPDLPDRTVQMLTDLFSSYPELKEVRLYGSRATGNAKPRSDIDLATIGIMDVHRLGRLALDLEDMPIPQKCDLTAYESIRYKPFKRHIDTYGITIYQK; encoded by the coding sequence ATGAACACCCCTGACTTACCAGATCGAACTGTGCAAATGTTGACAGATTTATTCTCTTCGTATCCCGAATTGAAGGAAGTCAGACTGTACGGCTCGCGAGCAACGGGCAATGCGAAGCCGCGCTCGGACATCGATCTTGCCACTATTGGAATCATGGACGTACATCGACTTGGTAGGCTCGCGCTTGACCTCGAAGACATGCCAATCCCACAAAAATGCGACCTGACGGCATACGAAAGCATCCGATACAAGCCGTTCAAGCGGCACATCGATACTTATGGCATCACGATTTACCAGAAGTGA
- a CDS encoding nucleotidyltransferase, with translation MSQEIRWKYRFDNYSRAYALLREALEDGVEPLNQLELEGVVQRFEFTFELSWNLLKDRLQYDGVIIPTLTPRNVIRAACNAELIDECEDWIDMLIDRNKMSHTYDLESFKEVVDNIFSRYLALFDALYQKLMLERLKNEHP, from the coding sequence GTGAGCCAAGAAATACGCTGGAAATATCGCTTCGACAACTATTCACGTGCGTACGCTCTACTTCGAGAGGCGCTTGAGGATGGCGTCGAGCCGTTGAACCAACTCGAACTTGAAGGAGTTGTTCAGCGATTTGAATTTACCTTTGAATTGTCTTGGAACCTCCTGAAAGATCGATTGCAATATGATGGCGTTATAATACCAACTCTCACTCCTCGTAATGTAATCCGTGCGGCTTGTAATGCTGAGTTGATTGACGAATGCGAAGATTGGATAGACATGCTGATAGATCGTAATAAAATGTCGCATACTTACGATCTTGAAAGTTTCAAGGAGGTGGTAGATAACATATTCTCACGGTACCTTGCTCTATTTGACGCTCTTTATCAGAAGCTAATGTTAGAGAGGTTGAAGAATGAACACCCCTGA